The genomic DNA GTCCCTCCAACAGCCAACCCTCAGACCCGTGCTGTCTCCAGCAGCTAGCCTGAACCAAAGTCCCTCCAGCAGGCAACTCTCAGACTCCTTGTCTCTCCAGTATCCAGTCCCATCCCCACACACTGAGAACAGAATGTTATTTAAGAACAGCATTTAATAAGATAGGACAGATTCTGGTGACCATGTGCAAGGCTCAGTCAGGCAAGCCACGAGTTTATGCTCAACCATTCCCTCTTACCACTTTTCCTCTCCACTTTCCCACACGTGTTTCCCCCAATACACCATgatcccttccctttccctgcctttggTCCTTCCCATAAACATCCCATAATAAGTCTTAACGAATCCCACAGACCCCTCAAAATACTCTATAAGTTTCACCCAGTCCTAAAAACACTCTTTCTCCTGCTTCCCACAAAGAATCCTGTGCCCCAGCAGGCAATTACCCCTTGAGTCATCAGTGTTCTGGGGAGAGCATTTCTTTGGTTGACTCAGCCCCAGGTGTAGCCCATCCAGAGTACTTCATTGTCATTGTTCAGGTTACTGGAGTTCCTCTGCATTAAATTATTCCTCTGATACTTGCCACGCCTCTGTGTTTATTGTGACCAACCTTCAATCTTCAgtctttttaaatgtcattttcctACAGGATCCTTCACATTTATATGATTGTTTGTCTGGTTGGGAATCTCTCACCAGCCCTTGACAGTAGATTCCAAGATGCACGCCTGGAGCTATCTAAGATTCTTTATGGAAAAATGGGATCTAGAATGGTGAGTTAGCCCTTAACCATCTTCTTCAGACTCCCCAGCAGCTGAACACACCAGGACATGCCTTCTGGATGTTCTCTTGATGCCTCATCTGGATGGAGTCTCTCAAATTTGTGACTCTTACTCTTACtggagcaggggtcctcaaactacagcccatgGGACGgatacaccaccaccaccaccaccaccaccaccaccaccaccaccaccaccaccaccacccccaccacccccacccccaccacccccacccccccacccccacccccaccccccaccacccccaccacccccaccccaccaccacccccaccaccaccaccaccttcaccaccaccatcaccaccaccaccaccaccatcaccaccaccatcaccaccaccaccaccatcgccctcaccaccaccaccatcaccacccccaccaccaccaccaccatccccaccaccccccccaccaccaccaccaccaccaccaccaccaccaccaccaccaccaccaccaccaccaccaccaccaccaccaccaccaccaccaccaccaccaccaccaccaccaccaccaccaccaccaccaccaccaccaccaccaccaccaccaccaccaccaccaccaccaccaccaccaccaccaccaccaccaccaccaccaccaccaccaccaccaccaccaccaccaccaccaccaccaccaccaccaccaccaccaccaccaccaccaccaccaccaccaccaccaccaccaccaccaccaccaccaccaccaccaccaccaccaccaccaccaccaccaccaccaccaccaccaccaccaccaccaccaccaccaccaccaccccccccagggtcctcaatccggctCCCGGTATTTAAAGAACCACCATCccccacacacaaacacacccgctgggggctggcgggggaaaccaagcagccacagatgatTCCTGACATGTCATCCGagtgccagccccctggttaaaaaggttgaggacccctgccctagGGCATTaactgcttcctttttctcaaaagaaatgtGGGAGTAGACATGACACAAAACTTTAGAGAGCTAAGTGCACTGTATCATGGGGTGTCAGCTAGCATGTGAACTTCATCTTGTGTGGAAGTAAGTGAAGTAAATCGTAAGAAAATCAGTCTTCTACTTGATTAAAGCTTTCTGAGGTAGCCTAAATGGAACTACATTACTTATCACTCACTGCTGTCATTTTTAGATAGCGGCGTATTTGATACTGACTGCATGTTTACATATCTTTTTACTGTCTTCCTATCTCTTTGGCCTCACTCtcatgtctttatttctttctctgttcttacAGGTCCCAACTGAGCGCTGGAGGAAGTGCTTGACTGATACCAGCTCTTTCTTTGAGCCAGTTCTAGGGCAGATGATTGTGCAAGAAATTTTCCCTCAGCAGACCAAGAAACTTGTAGGTATTCATCCTCTTAACCATCAAGCAGAGCTCAgcttcacttctttctttttttggcatgCCAGTTTAAGACCACATTAAGGCAGCAAAATCATGTGTAGGTTTTATACCTTTTTACATATTCCCATACTTACACACTTCACCTCCTATTTTGGGTATGAAAGATGTCAGACCAAGACATTGCTGTCATTTCTAGAATAACCtatgttaaaatattattaaaaaatatctttatctCAATTGTTAGCAAAGTCATGTGTGCAGCACCAATATCTATGACAGCCCTACAAATGCATGCAGTCTCCCTGTGCTTCCTGGAATGGCAGTATTAACAGTATTCATTACCAATCTGACATATCAAATAAGATTTTCAACTGCAAAGCCATTAAACCATTGTATGACCAGTTGTACAAAAACAAATCAATGCCAAAACATTCTGAGTAGATCCACAGTAAAAGGAACACCTGCCTGCAGTgtggaaaaagatttttttttttcctttgatgatTAGcgttcctttttcttttgaaggaagTTAATGTAGGTGCTAGGTTTTGTAAAGAGTTTGCAGTGTAAAAAGTGACAAGAGTAAGTAATCCCAAGAAAAGTTAATGGGAAAACTAAGACTATGTGTAGTGAAGCACAAAGCTGAATGAACAAAGCATAATTTTGTGAAGAGACTCAGATTGCCATAACTGTGGAAAGGGAGACACCAGCATGAAATACTTGTGGatactgaattttcatttcatttaaaaagtggGGCAGTCATCTGGTCCATTCCTATCCCTGCAGGGattgaatgaaaaaagaattatgtTTCCCTAAGTTACCATGAGAGGCAAGATGAAAAGGTGTATGGGAGAGAATGGTGAGCCCTGTGAGGAACCACTGAATGCCAAATAACTCAACCTAAATCGTTGTAGAAACTGAAATCTCCTCTTTCATCACAAGAAAAGGAATTTCCCCCCAGTTATTCTGTGGCTGAATTGCTGGAACATGGAGTGATGGTACCTAAGCCTGAGCAATGTTTTTCTGTAGTCCTGAATGTGCCTTCTTTTCTCCGTGGCAGGCTGAGCAGATGTTCTCTGAAATCCAAAATGCTCTCTATGGCCAACTGGATCAGTTGGAATGGATGGATGAACAGACCCGCCAAGAGGCTAAAGTCTTGGTGAGTGCAGAAGGCAGGAGTTGCTGAGGCGTTCCTTTCCCTGAAGtctttggagaaggaaaggaaggggcCTGCACCTTCACATATTCCACCTGCTTCCACAGGCACACAGCCTTAAATAGATGTCTTGTACACGGTGCAAACTGTATGTGGTGTCTGCAAGTGCTATCACACACATGTGGTCATACGTTGATGTGTAGGCATAGAAAGGCTCATTGTTTATTTGTCCACAGATAAAAACTatgctctaaaaaaaaaagcagagtagAATAACATTAGACCTCAGGTCATTGAGTTAAGAAAGCAGAGTAGCAAGAGTAGAAGTCTTGTTGAAACAGAGTAGCTGTCATTTTGAAGGGTTGATTCACAGATTATATTTAGGTTGTTTAGAAATAGAGTTTAAATAGGACTTCTAGAATGTAAAGCCTCCCATCGgtcatgtttctttttgtttgtctgtttgtttgtttgtttattataattttaGGTTTCCAAACTACAAGTGGACATTGGCTATCCAGCTCACATACTCCAGTCTGCCAAAGTGAACCTGGAATACCAGAATGTGAGCTATACAATGTAAACATGCCTGCCTCATTATTGGCAGTTTACCTGTACCAACTGCTATCTTATCTGCTGCTAAAAGAGGCTATGACCTCTGGAACAATAATAATTTCCTACTGTTCATTTTCTGGGAACATATGGGCCCACAGAACCTTTATCTGTTGCTTCTGTACTGTTGCCTGTGCTGTCTCCTATTCAGAGTGGCTGGCCTGATACAGATTGTTTGTTACCTCCTTGTATGTTCTGTTCGGCCTGCAGATAACATTCCTGTCATATCTTAAACTGAAGATCTTTAGAACTGGGGGAGAAAACCCACAAGTATTccattggtttgttttttgatgAATCCTTTTTTGACCCATGAGACTTTTTCTCATACTAATTCACTTCTCACTCATGCCCTATGAGTCACATTACCTGTCTCTTCCCTCAGTTGGAGATAAATGAAGACACTTTTTTCCTCAATGTGGTGGCTTGCTTGAAAGTACTGAGGGAAAATTCCTACTTGAAACTCCTTCAGAATCACTCACAGGATAAGTAAGTGACAGATACTGATCTGAAAAATATAACAGAATCATGCACTTGTGGACTAACtgaggttggaagtgacctaTGGAGATCCTCAAGTCCAACtgtcctgctcaaagcagggtcagctagatCAGATCACTCAGGGCTGCGTTCAGTTAAATGTCTGTCTCTCTTCTTCTGAGGAAGgagggacaggacaggagggatgggcagggaggtggggagagctggacacagtacttCCAGCTGTGGTTTCACCAGTCCTGGATTAGAGGGACATAATCACCTCTCTTGACCTGCCAGCAACGCTTCTAATCCAAGACAAGATGCTGTTGTCCTTTGCTGCAAGGCTGCATTGCTGCATGCTGCTTAAAAAAGCCTTGAAGTTGTGAGAGTGAATCCCCTAATGTGTGTGAAAGTTAAGCTAATAGGTCTGACCATCTGTAAACAAGTGAAGGTTTATTTCAAACACCTTTAACTCCAGACAATGTGAATTTCatcatttgctgctgctgtatgaATAATTGTATTGAGGAGACCATTTTTGCAAGCCCAGTGGAGGAAAGGAGCAAGGTATGAGATAAGGAGTTAACACattctctcatttctctttttctgcttctagcTGGTATGTGTCCCCCTGGACTGTGCGTTCTTACTACTCAATAAGGCACCACATGGTGGTCTTTCCTGCTGGAATGTTCCGCAGCCCTTTTTTCCACATGGAGTTTCCCAGGTATGGAGGGTCTGCAAAGGTGGAAGATGGATGTAGGCCCTTGGCTGCACCATGTTTCCAAGGAAGAACCTTAATGGGTCTGTCTTTAACCTCTTTCTTACTGCATCCCAGAATGACACTgtaaagggggaaaaagtaGCTTTTTCTAAAGCCACATGGATACTGCCTTATGAATTCTGAAAGAGTGTGATCATTGACTCTGCTGGAACAAAATCAGAATCTAGGCGAAGCTAAGCTAAGCCAAGTATATTACTCCAGAGCGAAAAGACAGAAGTCCCATGTAGCTTAACtgcaaaaaatatgttttacatttGCCTCTAATTTCTAGACTCCAAGAGTTCCAGCATCTAACCCATAGAAATCTAATGCAGAGAAAATAGGAGCCTCACAGAGCAACTTCTTATCAGAAGTCTTTTTCAAATGGATCAAACATagttcttctcttccttttttttaaagaaactttttctaaaaaggaaatacatttttcattctgagtCTTCCCCTGCAACAATGACACTTCTGTGGGCTACACTCTTAGAGCTGGGTTCTTTCATCATATGGAATAGATCtattaagtgatttttttctgatattaaaagcacttaaaacagttgactgtaaaaatattatttgatgTCCTTTTTTACACAATAATGGATAGAAACTTCTCCTAATCCCATTGTACTGAAAGCTAATCTCACATTGTGGTAAGAggctgcattttgaaagaaacatgtCTCAgttaaaagcaattattttctccatgATGATCTTCTACCACTAGTTGTATGACATCTTCTAGCGCTTGCAGTATTTAATGAATTCATTATAGCATGAAAAACCAGACACCTCAAaagaataacaggaaaaaataaattttccagtGGTACGGGCTGTCACCTGCCATATCCTTCCTCTCTGAAAAAGTGTCTACAACTTCTTAATCCTTTTCTGTTGAGTGttagtaaaatatatttttctcactGTCATCCCCATCGAATGAAATAAGTCAAACTTGAACAGCTTTTGGTGAGTTGGCACAATAACATTTTCTCAGATGATGCTCCAAAGCCTAAATCTTACTGACAAAAGCCAAATCAGATGACTGTaagggaaatttttaaaataagaagtcAGCAAAGCAATACAATTGTTATGGAAtcctagaatcatagaatggtttgggctggaagggacctttaaagttAACCAGTCCAATcgccctgccatgggcagggacacctttcactagatcaggttgctcaaagccctgtccaatGAGACCTTGACCACATCCAATGGtgaggcatccacagcttctctggcagCAATTACAAGTTATCAGCTACAGAGCTTCTGAAAGAGCAGTTCTAAAAGAAGATAAGCATTAGTTGTTTTTTGTCACTTCCTAGTGAGTTCCCCGTGATGATCTACTACAATAATTTCATGCTTAAGCAATGTTAATCAGTAcatgtaaagaaagaaagagctcATAATTTCATATTACGGAAATGCATTTTGAGTGTACTCTTGTGTGACTGTAAATTCATTGCATAAATCATATATATTCTGATTAGAAAGAACTGCTGGAGGTCTTTTGTGCAATCTCTTGCTTGCAGTGAGATCACCAGTGCTAGACCAGAATAACTGTAATCAAACTTTCATGATTTTAATTTGCCTTGCCAGTTTTATGCATCGTCTTTCATTAGACAACTTTTGCAAGATTGCTTCTCCAACCATCCTGCTTTTGTATGATTACCATTGCAGTTAGTTTGTGCAGTTCAGCCCGTAGTGGGTAAATAAGGCCATACCCCAACAATAACAAATATGAGTTAATAAAGGCAGAATCTTGTTCACAGACTCTTCATTATTATGATGGTTTATTAGCTATGAATACTTTAAAGCAAGCCCATAGTAcaattttaaagattaataGAGTAATTTACACTTGTATCTGCATTTTTACAGTGTACCGCATCTGAGAGacaataaatagaaaatgcttCTGTGTGCTGTCAGAATAGAATGTTCCTGTGTAGCCCACAGTTGTGCTCAGTGGCTATAAAGAATGTTCATCtgccctctttttcttttcaaaagcactcttttcatgttcatttttcagtgctgtgaacTTCGGAGCCATTGGGGTCTTCATGGCGCATGAACTTCTTCACACATTCTATGGCTATGGTGGGTACCAGCTGTGGtgtctttctttgctcttctggGTCCCCACTGGTGCTTTCCCTCAGGGGATCTGAAATCATGGTCCttatataaatgtataatatatatattattaagGTAGATGAAGGTAAGGAAAACCCATTCCAGGCCATGCTGACTACTAAGAAGACTCGGTGGTTAATGTGAGGAATACAGGTGAATGCCAGGAATACCTTTactttccaggatttttttccccctacagtGCTGCCTGGGGGCTGTCCTACATGCAACAGTAGTGCACTACAGAAATCTATAGACTGCTTGGTTGAACAGTATGAAAGCTATGGCTTTAAGGTCAATGGTACTTTTACACTGTTGGAGAATACAGCTGACACTGGAGGGCTTGCCATCGCTTACCAGGTATTGTAGTCTACTTACTTCTCTAATCTCACAGCCTTACCACATAACTCAATGGCCATATCACAAGACTGCTCTGCTGCATCCCTCTCCTGCATGCTGCTCCAGTTCGAGATTGCTTGCACGCCTGTGCCAGTGCAGCATGTGTCCTGCATGTCCTCTGCTAATCCAGACACAGGTTCCTCACAAAGCTTTGCTCATAACCTCACTAGTTCCATGTAAGACCGCTTCTCCCCTTCACCAGTCCTGGGATGGGCCTTTCTTTACTTCTCTATTTATGTCATGCACACAAAACCATGTcattatttatatgtttatgTTATACCTGAGGATCTAAGGTGAGACATGAACCAGAATTCTGTGTGGTGGTAAAATGACCCCATAATGATGTTTTCAGCAATGCTTTAGTCTAGAgagaattttttatttgctcaaGCAGCTCAAGCAGCTCATGAATGCAGGGTGCTCTGGGATCTCTAGGTCACAGATTGTTACTTGTTACGTTCTTGCACAAAGAATGTTGGGAGGGAGAaagtcttttaatttttcttcaaatacttgTGACTTgctttgaaagtaattttcattctttcatggTGCAGTCACCCCATCTTCTGTTATGACAATGTGTGGGTGTGGTAGCGTCTGAAACGGGAAGGAAAGGGGTTATATTGTTATTCTCCCATCTTAGAGTTATTCAGggcatggccagcagcagggagcatcCCAGTGAGGAGAGAGATATACAAATTTGcgtatttattatatattagaTTGATATAATTCATTGACAGAAGACATGGTTTTGGGACACTGTCTGAGGGGggatttattaataattttctttctccgCAGGCCTATAAGAATTGgctgaaaaagcacaaagaagaGAAGGATTTACCTAAGATTGGACTTTCACATGACCAGCTTTTCTACCTCAGTTTTGCTCACGTAATGAATTCTAGGCTAGCCATATGTCTCTCACTCTCCATTGTCTTCCACATTATTAGAGTTTGTCTTTCTCAATATTTAATCACTTTTCCCCTTATTCACAGAACTGGGAATGTCCGATGTTCCCGAGAGATGCAGAATCTTATTTAGAAAACTAAATTTCACATGTAGGGCCCCTAACCTGTTACGGATCTCAAAGCTAGCAAAGGGCTTGTCTGCAAATATATCTTTTACAAAGCTTTGAAATCTACCAAAATTAAGCTGTAGCCGATAAGCTGTGTCAGGGAAAGCATGCTTCATTGCCAGCTTCTGAGTATATTTTTCGCTGTTGTGAGCAATGTTACACAGGGAAAGTGGAATTTTACTGGAAAAGGCATGTCTCTTTCCATCCCTTCCTTCATCTGCCTCTCTGTTGTGGTGAATAACTAGATGTTGTATCATTGAGTGACTGATAGTGAAAAAAGAGAGTTTAGAATGTTATTTAGAGATAAAGAACTAGAAGTACATGTACACCTAGTTCAGGATTTCTGTGGGAACCTGGTTTAAGGATTTGTGCCAAGTTGTGTAGTTGTGCATAACTGTACAGTTGAGTTCTTCATCATAGATCATTGGATTTCTAAGTCACACCCTTGTAAGTCACTGTAATTGTACAAAGGGAAAAGTTTTGTGCATGTATTGACATTAGGTCAGAGCAGTACGTagaaaagcagttctgaaatCGCATATTATTGGGTCTTGGTGGCAAGATTTGCATTTCAGAGGCTATCTGGCAGCTACTGCATAATTTATCAATGAATAAAGACTGAAATCACAAGAGTGAAGACTTGGAGTGCTAGTTTAACACCAGTAAAGTCACATAACCTTCCCCTCAATCTCTCAAGTAGTAATGAGATGTTGTGTTCTTGATGAGCTCTCATTGCTTTTGCTTAAGATGCTGAATCTGGACACTGAGACTACATCTATACCTTTATTTTAGATGGAGTCCAAAGTTGCACGAGCCTAAACTCCAAGGTGGTCTAAATTCCCTGTGTTCTGGACTACACAGTATAGAAAGAGAGCAGATGGCTTTTCAGATAGGAAATTGGAACAAGGAAGTttagggaaagagaaaacagtcaGAAATTGTGGtggtgaaaggaaaaatctgaacATTGTCGGCACCCACATAAGTGTGTTTCATTGTTTACTCCAGCAGCCTCAGTCACATGGGTGGAGGCACGAGGAGCCTTAAGTCTTGTTCACACAAGGACTTTCAGTCAAACTGACTTTCCTGTTTTGCCTCCTTTCAGGCAATGTGTGGACACCAGGATCCTGAGAAACTACAGTCTTCCCTGAACACAGATCCTCACAGTCCTTTGCCACTTCGTGTTTGTGGGTCTGTCAGCAACAGCCAGGACTTTGCCAAGCACTTCTACTGTCCCAGTGGATCCCCAATGAACCCACACAAGAAGTGCCACATCTGGTAATCTGcctggaaaaggaggaagagaagtaTGTCCTCAGTGAGAGAAAGACCTGACCTCCTctacctttcttttcttgttatCCTTTCCTCAGCAGCTGATGGTAGCAAATTTTTTCCACTGAGCTCATAAGGAAAGAGGCTCTCCTCCTACTGCTCTCAGCACACTGTCCCAGATTAGACAACTCTGGAGTTCAGCAAGTCCCACATTAGTAAGATGACTAGCCAGTCTCTAGTAGGCAACATCTGAGAAGCTGTAAACAGAAGGACTGTTACATTATTAGTCCCTCTGTTCAGTGTATTTCCTTGTCTACTCCAGCAGCCTCACAGTCATGTTGAATGGACAGGTCAATAAACTGGAGGTCTAAGACCTGTTCATGTAAGATTGGCTCTTAGGGAAATCCTGTGCATTACTATGCAAACCACACATGTAAGTTAGCAGAGAGGGAAGAAtcttcttcttttctcctgccaATAAATGGAGATGGGTACTAGGAAAGACTCAGTGGCTGCAGCTTCTAGGCTGAAGGAGACATCACTTAATAATGAAGGTTACTGAAGGCCTTCCCAgttctgtttttgtttcatCAGGAAATCTCCTAGAACATCCTTATTGGTGGGAGGGGACTGGAGGCTGAGCATAGATTCTcgttcttcttccttttccaaaaaggttgtctttttttagtctttatttATGGTTGAGGATATGGCTGAAGGTGGAGTATGGGACAGTCACAAGGGTTTCTAGAAGTCTCTGAAGACTGAACAATTAGAATTCCAAGAACTTCTCTGGATCTGAACCTGGTTCTCTCATGCTAAAAGTTCTTTCATCACtacatttgtaaatatttaccatccaaacagagaagcagagctgctgtaggATTTTACTTTCTATTTGAAATTGAGTTTTaggtatttatttactttagaGGAAAAAGAGAGTAGGAAGTAACGTATTTTAAGGTAGCAGGAGAAGTGCTTAAAGCACATTCTCAAGATTAACACAATAATCATATCATTTTCAGGTTctgataattaaaaatttatacCAATGTTCTAAAATTTACCAAAGTTAATAAGTATACAAAATACTCTTACTCTTTGCATACTCTTCAAACTGTTCTTGATTATGggagcatttttattttacttgttatGTTAGCTGCCTGGGGATTGTTTGTGGAACAGGTGATGGCAAGTGGGAACATCCCTTATCGATGTAAGCTTTGTAAAAATTGTGACAATCCTAAAATTGTGTTAATCTTTTCCAAATACTGACCaatacagcaaaacattttccaagaaCAGACTgttcagagatattttttcattaattaactaaaatattaataaagtgtttgcttcagaggaaaaaattcaTTGCAAACTCTTTATGACCAGGCCCACTtctttgttctgtatttgtACTGTTCCCAGCATGACTGCacaagtaataaataataataccTCAAAACAATTTGACTTATTTACCCAtcatgaaatataaaaaaattgggCTTGTGCTTATCTTTACCATTTAAACACTGTATGCATTTACTCTACTCATTTAATTGATTTTGTCCTAGCAGAGTGTCCAGACGGTCTTTCTTTTAGATGCTAATAGCAATTAACATTGTACCAGACCTTGTGTGTAATACAGAAGTTATTTTAGTGTAATGAGACTACTTGGCTTCTTTGTTTATTATGtatagaaaaaagcaaaagctattaACAGTCTCCATATTAAGCATCTTTAACTTTTCTTGTATCTATCTTGTTAAGTGTATGGGGGGAAAGTTCCCTGGAATATGcagttttttcttgttcttataATGTATGATGGATTTACGAATACTCTGTTCAAAAGGCAGGGTCACCCTTGAAATTGGTGAGTTGAATCAATTCTTGTTTATTATCTATGATGTTTTTACACAAAGCACATATGG from Falco rusticolus isolate bFalRus1 chromosome 5, bFalRus1.pri, whole genome shotgun sequence includes the following:
- the KEL gene encoding kell blood group glycoprotein isoform X10 translates to MTSKPGGEEFHMCVCCLMLGLGPMPLSVGRERSFQYQKVQEINQPSWEEEIVSELSGVSQHRRLVVNKQQICRLWKPQEQSLSRDQDEHSCREAPQSGIRGSAKEKAIRFYRSCMDTQRIESQGTQPLKDFLNQVGGWNMTGAGKAEDFNETLRTLMGRYSTFPFFRVHVGPSPFDLKTNIIQIDHPEFEMPPESKIKEQNYLEVTYQRLKKGKKVLRVYLSYLRKLGGLLGGPLDDPTDSFSLTLSFISNLQRVVTPLQERQQRGMLFFRTTIRELQEKAPAIDWLSCLQAVFHPMPMNLSQPVAVHDMDYLRGMSQLIKQWHKKRILHIYMIVCLVGNLSPALDSRFQDARLELSKILYGKMGSRMVPTERWRKCLTDTSSFFEPVLGQMIVQEIFPQQTKKLAEQMFSEIQNALYGQLDQLEWMDEQTRQEAKVLVSKLQVDIGYPAHILQSAKVNLEYQNLEINEDTFFLNVVACLKVLRENSYLKLLQNHSQDNWYVSPWTVRSYYSIRHHMVVFPAGMFRSPFFHMEFPSAVNFGAIGVFMAHELLHTFYGYVLPGGCPTCNSSALQKSIDCLVEQYESYGFKVNGTFTLLENTADTGGLAIAYQAYKNWLKKHKEEKDLPKIGLSHDQLFYLSFAHAMCGHQDPEKLQSSLNTDPHSPLPLRVCGSVSNSQDFAKHFYCPSGSPMNPHKKCHIW